In a single window of the Rhineura floridana isolate rRhiFlo1 chromosome 3, rRhiFlo1.hap2, whole genome shotgun sequence genome:
- the RXRB gene encoding retinoic acid receptor RXR-beta isoform X4, protein MIGSAMTTSISGLGSPFPVISSSMGSPGFPATPSIGYGPVSSPQINSTVNLSGLHSVSSSDDVKPPLGMRVVPGHPHGSMMPGKRLCAICGDRSSGKHYGVYSCEGCKGFFKRTIRKDLSYTCRDNKDCTVDKRQRNRCQYCRYQKCLATGMKREAVQEERQRGKDKEGEGELAGGGANEDMPVEKILEAELAVEQKSEQSVDGSSPGASSVSWGGGGAAAGSEQISPRTFEGNEPNDPVTNICQAADKQLFTLVEWAKRIPHFSELPLDDQVILLRAGWNELLIASFSHRSISVKDGILLATGLHVHRNSAHSAGVGAIFDRVLTELVSKMRDMRMDKTELGCLRAIILFNPDAKGLSNPGEVELLREKVYASLESYCKQKYPEQQGRFAKLLLRLPALRSIGLKCLEHLFFFKLIGDTPIDTFLMEMLEAPHQMS, encoded by the exons ATGATTGGGTCTGCCATGACCACCTCCATCAGCGGGCTGGGGTCTCCCTTCCCTGTCATCAGCTCCTCCATGGGGTCCCCAGGCTTTCCAGCGACCCCCTCCATCGGCTATGGGCCAGTCAGCAGCCCCCAG ATCAACTCCACGGTGAACCTGTCCGGCCTCCACTCGGTCAGCAGCTCGGACGACGTGAAGCCCCCGCTGGGCATGAGGGTGGTGCCAGGCCACCCCCACGGCAGCATGATGCCCGGGAAGCGGCTCTGTGCCATCTGCGGAGACCGGTCTTCAG GGAAGCATTATGGGGTGTACAGCTGCGAGGGCTGCAAGGGCTTCTTCAAGCGCACCATCCGGAAAGACCTCAGCTACACCTGCCGCGACAACAAGGACTGCACCGTGGACAAGCGCCAGCGCAACCGCTGTCAGTACTGCCGCTACCAGAAATGCCTGGCCACCGGCATGAAGCGCGAAG CCGTGCAGGAGGAGCGTCAGCgtgggaaggacaaggaaggggagggggagttggcTGGGGGAGGTGCCAACGAGGACATGCCCGTGGAGAAGATCCTGGAGGCGGAGCTCGCGGTGGAGCAAAAGTCGGAGCAGAGTGTCGACGGATCGAGCCCGGGGGCCAGTTCGGTGAGTTGGggcggtggtggtgctgctgcggGATCAGAACAGATCTCACCCCGGACGTTTGAAGGGAACGAG CCCAATGATCCCGTGACCAACATCTGCCAGGCAGCCGACAAGCAGCTCTTCACGCTGGTGGAGTGGGCCAAGCGCATCCCCCACTTTTCGGAGCTGCCCCTCGATGACCAGGTCATCCTCCTCCGGGCAG GCTGGAACGAGCTGCTGATTGCCTCATTTTCCCACCGCTCAATTTCGGTGAAAGACGGGATACTCCTGGCCACGGGGCTGCACGTTCATCGCAACAGCGCCCACAGCGCCGGCGTGGGGGCCATTTTTGACAG GGTGCTAACCGAGCTGGTGTCGAAGATGCGTGATATGCGGATGGACAAGACGGAGCTGGGCTGCCTCCGGGCCATCATCCTCTTCAACCCGG ATGCGAAGGGGCTGTCTAACCCAGGAGAGGTGGAGCTGCTGCGCGAGAAGGTCTACGCCTCTCTGGAGTCCTACTGCAAACAGAAGTACCCCGAGCAGCAGGGCAG GTTTGCCAAGCTGCTCCTCCGTCTTCCTGCCCTGCGCTCCATTGGGCTGAAGTGCTTGGAGCACCTCTTCTTCTTCAAGCTCATCGGAGACACCCCCATTGACACCTTTCTCATGGAGATGCTGGAGGCCCCACACCAGAtgtcctga
- the RXRB gene encoding retinoic acid receptor RXR-beta isoform X3: protein MKRPCEEEEEDPFVWLSVAPIPLCSGAEEEHGCRSPDSSSLSSSPPLRGTGASPLPEPSAPLHPSMIGSAMTTSISGLGSPFPVISSSMGSPGFPATPSIGYGPVSSPQINSTVNLSGLHSVSSSDDVKPPLGMRVVPGHPHGSMMPGKRLCAICGDRSSGKHYGVYSCEGCKGFFKRTIRKDLSYTCRDNKDCTVDKRQRNRCQYCRYQKCLATGMKREAVQEERQRGKDKEGEGELAGGGANEDMPVEKILEAELAVEQKSEQSVDGSSPGASSPNDPVTNICQAADKQLFTLVEWAKRIPHFSELPLDDQVILLRAGWNELLIASFSHRSISVKDGILLATGLHVHRNSAHSAGVGAIFDRVLTELVSKMRDMRMDKTELGCLRAIILFNPDAKGLSNPGEVELLREKVYASLESYCKQKYPEQQGRFAKLLLRLPALRSIGLKCLEHLFFFKLIGDTPIDTFLMEMLEAPHQMS from the exons ATG AAGAGGCcatgtgaggaggaggaggaggaccctTTTGTCTGGCTGTCTGTTGCCCCAATCCCTCTTTGCAGTGGGGCTGAAGAAGAGCATG GTTGCAGGAGTCCGGACAGCTCTTCCCTCAGCTCATCTCCCCCCTTGCGGGGCACTGGAGCATCCCCCCTGCCTGAGCCTTCGGCCCCCCTGCACCCCTCCATGATTGGGTCTGCCATGACCACCTCCATCAGCGGGCTGGGGTCTCCCTTCCCTGTCATCAGCTCCTCCATGGGGTCCCCAGGCTTTCCAGCGACCCCCTCCATCGGCTATGGGCCAGTCAGCAGCCCCCAG ATCAACTCCACGGTGAACCTGTCCGGCCTCCACTCGGTCAGCAGCTCGGACGACGTGAAGCCCCCGCTGGGCATGAGGGTGGTGCCAGGCCACCCCCACGGCAGCATGATGCCCGGGAAGCGGCTCTGTGCCATCTGCGGAGACCGGTCTTCAG GGAAGCATTATGGGGTGTACAGCTGCGAGGGCTGCAAGGGCTTCTTCAAGCGCACCATCCGGAAAGACCTCAGCTACACCTGCCGCGACAACAAGGACTGCACCGTGGACAAGCGCCAGCGCAACCGCTGTCAGTACTGCCGCTACCAGAAATGCCTGGCCACCGGCATGAAGCGCGAAG CCGTGCAGGAGGAGCGTCAGCgtgggaaggacaaggaaggggagggggagttggcTGGGGGAGGTGCCAACGAGGACATGCCCGTGGAGAAGATCCTGGAGGCGGAGCTCGCGGTGGAGCAAAAGTCGGAGCAGAGTGTCGACGGATCGAGCCCGGGGGCCAGTTCG CCCAATGATCCCGTGACCAACATCTGCCAGGCAGCCGACAAGCAGCTCTTCACGCTGGTGGAGTGGGCCAAGCGCATCCCCCACTTTTCGGAGCTGCCCCTCGATGACCAGGTCATCCTCCTCCGGGCAG GCTGGAACGAGCTGCTGATTGCCTCATTTTCCCACCGCTCAATTTCGGTGAAAGACGGGATACTCCTGGCCACGGGGCTGCACGTTCATCGCAACAGCGCCCACAGCGCCGGCGTGGGGGCCATTTTTGACAG GGTGCTAACCGAGCTGGTGTCGAAGATGCGTGATATGCGGATGGACAAGACGGAGCTGGGCTGCCTCCGGGCCATCATCCTCTTCAACCCGG ATGCGAAGGGGCTGTCTAACCCAGGAGAGGTGGAGCTGCTGCGCGAGAAGGTCTACGCCTCTCTGGAGTCCTACTGCAAACAGAAGTACCCCGAGCAGCAGGGCAG GTTTGCCAAGCTGCTCCTCCGTCTTCCTGCCCTGCGCTCCATTGGGCTGAAGTGCTTGGAGCACCTCTTCTTCTTCAAGCTCATCGGAGACACCCCCATTGACACCTTTCTCATGGAGATGCTGGAGGCCCCACACCAGAtgtcctga
- the RXRB gene encoding retinoic acid receptor RXR-beta isoform X1, whose amino-acid sequence MKRPCEEEEEDPFVWLSVAPIPLCSGAEEEHGCRSPDSSSLSSSPPLRGTGASPLPEPSAPLHPSMIGSAMTTSISGLGSPFPVISSSMGSPGFPATPSIGYGPVSSPQINSTVNLSGLHSVSSSDDVKPPLGMRVVPGHPHGSMMPGKRLCAICGDRSSGKHYGVYSCEGCKGFFKRTIRKDLSYTCRDNKDCTVDKRQRNRCQYCRYQKCLATGMKREAVQEERQRGKDKEGEGELAGGGANEDMPVEKILEAELAVEQKSEQSVDGSSPGASSVSWGGGGAAAGSEQISPRTFEGNEPNDPVTNICQAADKQLFTLVEWAKRIPHFSELPLDDQVILLRAGWNELLIASFSHRSISVKDGILLATGLHVHRNSAHSAGVGAIFDRVLTELVSKMRDMRMDKTELGCLRAIILFNPDAKGLSNPGEVELLREKVYASLESYCKQKYPEQQGRFAKLLLRLPALRSIGLKCLEHLFFFKLIGDTPIDTFLMEMLEAPHQMS is encoded by the exons ATG AAGAGGCcatgtgaggaggaggaggaggaccctTTTGTCTGGCTGTCTGTTGCCCCAATCCCTCTTTGCAGTGGGGCTGAAGAAGAGCATG GTTGCAGGAGTCCGGACAGCTCTTCCCTCAGCTCATCTCCCCCCTTGCGGGGCACTGGAGCATCCCCCCTGCCTGAGCCTTCGGCCCCCCTGCACCCCTCCATGATTGGGTCTGCCATGACCACCTCCATCAGCGGGCTGGGGTCTCCCTTCCCTGTCATCAGCTCCTCCATGGGGTCCCCAGGCTTTCCAGCGACCCCCTCCATCGGCTATGGGCCAGTCAGCAGCCCCCAG ATCAACTCCACGGTGAACCTGTCCGGCCTCCACTCGGTCAGCAGCTCGGACGACGTGAAGCCCCCGCTGGGCATGAGGGTGGTGCCAGGCCACCCCCACGGCAGCATGATGCCCGGGAAGCGGCTCTGTGCCATCTGCGGAGACCGGTCTTCAG GGAAGCATTATGGGGTGTACAGCTGCGAGGGCTGCAAGGGCTTCTTCAAGCGCACCATCCGGAAAGACCTCAGCTACACCTGCCGCGACAACAAGGACTGCACCGTGGACAAGCGCCAGCGCAACCGCTGTCAGTACTGCCGCTACCAGAAATGCCTGGCCACCGGCATGAAGCGCGAAG CCGTGCAGGAGGAGCGTCAGCgtgggaaggacaaggaaggggagggggagttggcTGGGGGAGGTGCCAACGAGGACATGCCCGTGGAGAAGATCCTGGAGGCGGAGCTCGCGGTGGAGCAAAAGTCGGAGCAGAGTGTCGACGGATCGAGCCCGGGGGCCAGTTCGGTGAGTTGGggcggtggtggtgctgctgcggGATCAGAACAGATCTCACCCCGGACGTTTGAAGGGAACGAG CCCAATGATCCCGTGACCAACATCTGCCAGGCAGCCGACAAGCAGCTCTTCACGCTGGTGGAGTGGGCCAAGCGCATCCCCCACTTTTCGGAGCTGCCCCTCGATGACCAGGTCATCCTCCTCCGGGCAG GCTGGAACGAGCTGCTGATTGCCTCATTTTCCCACCGCTCAATTTCGGTGAAAGACGGGATACTCCTGGCCACGGGGCTGCACGTTCATCGCAACAGCGCCCACAGCGCCGGCGTGGGGGCCATTTTTGACAG GGTGCTAACCGAGCTGGTGTCGAAGATGCGTGATATGCGGATGGACAAGACGGAGCTGGGCTGCCTCCGGGCCATCATCCTCTTCAACCCGG ATGCGAAGGGGCTGTCTAACCCAGGAGAGGTGGAGCTGCTGCGCGAGAAGGTCTACGCCTCTCTGGAGTCCTACTGCAAACAGAAGTACCCCGAGCAGCAGGGCAG GTTTGCCAAGCTGCTCCTCCGTCTTCCTGCCCTGCGCTCCATTGGGCTGAAGTGCTTGGAGCACCTCTTCTTCTTCAAGCTCATCGGAGACACCCCCATTGACACCTTTCTCATGGAGATGCTGGAGGCCCCACACCAGAtgtcctga
- the RXRB gene encoding retinoic acid receptor RXR-beta isoform X2, with protein MGDSGRAGAGCRSPDSSSLSSSPPLRGTGASPLPEPSAPLHPSMIGSAMTTSISGLGSPFPVISSSMGSPGFPATPSIGYGPVSSPQINSTVNLSGLHSVSSSDDVKPPLGMRVVPGHPHGSMMPGKRLCAICGDRSSGKHYGVYSCEGCKGFFKRTIRKDLSYTCRDNKDCTVDKRQRNRCQYCRYQKCLATGMKREAVQEERQRGKDKEGEGELAGGGANEDMPVEKILEAELAVEQKSEQSVDGSSPGASSVSWGGGGAAAGSEQISPRTFEGNEPNDPVTNICQAADKQLFTLVEWAKRIPHFSELPLDDQVILLRAGWNELLIASFSHRSISVKDGILLATGLHVHRNSAHSAGVGAIFDRVLTELVSKMRDMRMDKTELGCLRAIILFNPDAKGLSNPGEVELLREKVYASLESYCKQKYPEQQGRFAKLLLRLPALRSIGLKCLEHLFFFKLIGDTPIDTFLMEMLEAPHQMS; from the exons ATGGGAGACTCTGGACGGGCCGGAGCAG GTTGCAGGAGTCCGGACAGCTCTTCCCTCAGCTCATCTCCCCCCTTGCGGGGCACTGGAGCATCCCCCCTGCCTGAGCCTTCGGCCCCCCTGCACCCCTCCATGATTGGGTCTGCCATGACCACCTCCATCAGCGGGCTGGGGTCTCCCTTCCCTGTCATCAGCTCCTCCATGGGGTCCCCAGGCTTTCCAGCGACCCCCTCCATCGGCTATGGGCCAGTCAGCAGCCCCCAG ATCAACTCCACGGTGAACCTGTCCGGCCTCCACTCGGTCAGCAGCTCGGACGACGTGAAGCCCCCGCTGGGCATGAGGGTGGTGCCAGGCCACCCCCACGGCAGCATGATGCCCGGGAAGCGGCTCTGTGCCATCTGCGGAGACCGGTCTTCAG GGAAGCATTATGGGGTGTACAGCTGCGAGGGCTGCAAGGGCTTCTTCAAGCGCACCATCCGGAAAGACCTCAGCTACACCTGCCGCGACAACAAGGACTGCACCGTGGACAAGCGCCAGCGCAACCGCTGTCAGTACTGCCGCTACCAGAAATGCCTGGCCACCGGCATGAAGCGCGAAG CCGTGCAGGAGGAGCGTCAGCgtgggaaggacaaggaaggggagggggagttggcTGGGGGAGGTGCCAACGAGGACATGCCCGTGGAGAAGATCCTGGAGGCGGAGCTCGCGGTGGAGCAAAAGTCGGAGCAGAGTGTCGACGGATCGAGCCCGGGGGCCAGTTCGGTGAGTTGGggcggtggtggtgctgctgcggGATCAGAACAGATCTCACCCCGGACGTTTGAAGGGAACGAG CCCAATGATCCCGTGACCAACATCTGCCAGGCAGCCGACAAGCAGCTCTTCACGCTGGTGGAGTGGGCCAAGCGCATCCCCCACTTTTCGGAGCTGCCCCTCGATGACCAGGTCATCCTCCTCCGGGCAG GCTGGAACGAGCTGCTGATTGCCTCATTTTCCCACCGCTCAATTTCGGTGAAAGACGGGATACTCCTGGCCACGGGGCTGCACGTTCATCGCAACAGCGCCCACAGCGCCGGCGTGGGGGCCATTTTTGACAG GGTGCTAACCGAGCTGGTGTCGAAGATGCGTGATATGCGGATGGACAAGACGGAGCTGGGCTGCCTCCGGGCCATCATCCTCTTCAACCCGG ATGCGAAGGGGCTGTCTAACCCAGGAGAGGTGGAGCTGCTGCGCGAGAAGGTCTACGCCTCTCTGGAGTCCTACTGCAAACAGAAGTACCCCGAGCAGCAGGGCAG GTTTGCCAAGCTGCTCCTCCGTCTTCCTGCCCTGCGCTCCATTGGGCTGAAGTGCTTGGAGCACCTCTTCTTCTTCAAGCTCATCGGAGACACCCCCATTGACACCTTTCTCATGGAGATGCTGGAGGCCCCACACCAGAtgtcctga
- the SLC39A7 gene encoding zinc transporter SLC39A7 isoform X1, whose translation MFVKGTCRKRAEGFEWGRLKKEGGEAEERKRGSSRDVWGWWAWLGCHVRLKPGGSGSRRAGATTMAASRLLRGAQLGDVLSVVMVCVMLIWTVSSQHEGFHGHAHENFHHGHTHEDIWHGHSHAHEDHHHGHSHSHGDHGHSHGDLHHGHSHSQADPHHGHSHSHFHEDSHHHLHGHSHEDHASGPSKAKSFPGHQKSPPQRRERLQPLQLWTYALGATLLISAAPYFILFLIPVESNTSKHQALLKLLLSFASGGLLGDAFLHLIPHALEPHSHHEEGAGHSHTKAPGHGHSHQGPEHQHMMSVGLWVLGGIVAFLVVEKFVRHIKGGHGHHGHSHAAKAKCSDDEGEKEPLRGGSAGEKAAATSRRKEKPPESAMRVAGYLNLAADFAHNFTDGLALGASFLAGATVGAVTTLTVLLHEVPHEVGDFAILVQSGCSKRKAMKLQLVTAVGALAGTVCSLLAEGVGEAATAWILPFTAGGFIYVATVSVIPELLQDSGPVQSLLEVLGLVGGVGMMVFIAQYE comes from the exons ATGTTTGTGAAGGGCACATGCCGGAAAAGGGCAGAGGGATTTGAATGGGGCAGGCTAAAGAAAGAAGGTGGGGAGgcggaggagagaaagagagggagctcCCGCGATGTTTGGGGCTGGTGGGCGTGGCTCGGGTGCCACGTCAGGCTTAAGCCGGGAGGTAGCGGATCTAGGAGAGCCGG AGCAACCACGATGGCCGCCAGCAGGCTGCTGCGAGGTGCCCAGCTTGGTGATGTGCTGTCCGTCGTCATGGTCTGCGTGATGCTGATATGGACTGTCTCCTCGCAGCATGAAGGCTTTCATGGCCATGCGCACGAGAACTTCCACCACGGCCACACGCATGAGGATATTTGGCATGGACACAGCCATGCGCATGAGGACCACCATCACGGACACAGCCATTCGCACGGTGACCATGGACACTCACACGGGGATTTGCACCACGGGCACAGCCACTCACAGGCGGACCCCCATCACGGACACAGCCACAGCCACTTCCACGAGGATTCTCACCATCACCTTCACGGCCACTCGCACGaggatcatgccagtggccccAGCAAGGCCAAATCCTTCCCTGGGCATCAGAAGTCTCCCCCGCAGAGGAGAGAAAGGCTGCAGCCGCTGCAGCTGTGGACTTAC GCTCTCGGTGCCACCCTCCTCATCAGCGCCGCTCCCTACTTCATCCTCTTCTTGATCCCTGTGGAGTCAAACACTTCCAAGCACCAGGCCCTCCTCAAACTCCTGCTCAGCTTTGCCTCGGGGGGGCTCTTGGGGGACGCCTTCCTGCACCTCATTCCTCACGCTCTGG AGCCTCACTCCCATCACGAGGAAGGCGCCGGACACTCCCACACGAAGGCGCCCGGCCACGGGCACTCTCACCAGG GTCCGGAGCACCAGCACATGATGTCTGTCGGGCTCTGGGTCCTTGGCGGCATCGTGGCTTTCCTGGTCGTGGAGAAGTTTGTCAGGCACATCAAGGGAGGGCACGGGCACCACGGACACAGCCACG ctgCCAAGGCCAAGTGCAGTGACGACgagggggagaaggagccccTCCGGGGAGGGTCTGCGGGAGAGAAGGCCGCCGCCACCtccaggaggaaggagaagcccCCTGAGTCTG CCATGCGTGTCGCTGGCTATCTGAACCTGGCCGCCGACTTTGCCCACAACTTCACGGATGGGCTGGCGCTGGGGGCCTCCTTCCTGGCGGGGGCCACCGTCGGAGCCGTCACCACCCTGACCGTGCTGCTGCACGAGGTGCCCCATGAGGTGGGCGACTTTGCCATCCTTGTCCAGTCCGGATGCAGCAAGCGGAAG gcgatgaagctgcagctggtgacgGCTGTGGGGGCGCTGGCGGGCACAGTCTGTTCCCTTCTGGCGGAAGGTGTGGGCGAGGCGGCCACCGCCTGGATCCTCCCCTTCACAGCCGGGGGCTTCATCTACGTGGCCACCGTCTCGGTGATCCCAGAGCTCCTGCAGGACTCGGGGCCCGTCCAGTCCCTTCTGGAGGTGCTGGGCCTGGTCGGGGGCGTTGGAATGATGGTCTTCATCGCCCAGTACGAGTAG
- the SLC39A7 gene encoding zinc transporter SLC39A7 isoform X2 translates to MAASRLLRGAQLGDVLSVVMVCVMLIWTVSSQHEGFHGHAHENFHHGHTHEDIWHGHSHAHEDHHHGHSHSHGDHGHSHGDLHHGHSHSQADPHHGHSHSHFHEDSHHHLHGHSHEDHASGPSKAKSFPGHQKSPPQRRERLQPLQLWTYALGATLLISAAPYFILFLIPVESNTSKHQALLKLLLSFASGGLLGDAFLHLIPHALEPHSHHEEGAGHSHTKAPGHGHSHQGPEHQHMMSVGLWVLGGIVAFLVVEKFVRHIKGGHGHHGHSHAAKAKCSDDEGEKEPLRGGSAGEKAAATSRRKEKPPESAMRVAGYLNLAADFAHNFTDGLALGASFLAGATVGAVTTLTVLLHEVPHEVGDFAILVQSGCSKRKAMKLQLVTAVGALAGTVCSLLAEGVGEAATAWILPFTAGGFIYVATVSVIPELLQDSGPVQSLLEVLGLVGGVGMMVFIAQYE, encoded by the exons ATGGCCGCCAGCAGGCTGCTGCGAGGTGCCCAGCTTGGTGATGTGCTGTCCGTCGTCATGGTCTGCGTGATGCTGATATGGACTGTCTCCTCGCAGCATGAAGGCTTTCATGGCCATGCGCACGAGAACTTCCACCACGGCCACACGCATGAGGATATTTGGCATGGACACAGCCATGCGCATGAGGACCACCATCACGGACACAGCCATTCGCACGGTGACCATGGACACTCACACGGGGATTTGCACCACGGGCACAGCCACTCACAGGCGGACCCCCATCACGGACACAGCCACAGCCACTTCCACGAGGATTCTCACCATCACCTTCACGGCCACTCGCACGaggatcatgccagtggccccAGCAAGGCCAAATCCTTCCCTGGGCATCAGAAGTCTCCCCCGCAGAGGAGAGAAAGGCTGCAGCCGCTGCAGCTGTGGACTTAC GCTCTCGGTGCCACCCTCCTCATCAGCGCCGCTCCCTACTTCATCCTCTTCTTGATCCCTGTGGAGTCAAACACTTCCAAGCACCAGGCCCTCCTCAAACTCCTGCTCAGCTTTGCCTCGGGGGGGCTCTTGGGGGACGCCTTCCTGCACCTCATTCCTCACGCTCTGG AGCCTCACTCCCATCACGAGGAAGGCGCCGGACACTCCCACACGAAGGCGCCCGGCCACGGGCACTCTCACCAGG GTCCGGAGCACCAGCACATGATGTCTGTCGGGCTCTGGGTCCTTGGCGGCATCGTGGCTTTCCTGGTCGTGGAGAAGTTTGTCAGGCACATCAAGGGAGGGCACGGGCACCACGGACACAGCCACG ctgCCAAGGCCAAGTGCAGTGACGACgagggggagaaggagccccTCCGGGGAGGGTCTGCGGGAGAGAAGGCCGCCGCCACCtccaggaggaaggagaagcccCCTGAGTCTG CCATGCGTGTCGCTGGCTATCTGAACCTGGCCGCCGACTTTGCCCACAACTTCACGGATGGGCTGGCGCTGGGGGCCTCCTTCCTGGCGGGGGCCACCGTCGGAGCCGTCACCACCCTGACCGTGCTGCTGCACGAGGTGCCCCATGAGGTGGGCGACTTTGCCATCCTTGTCCAGTCCGGATGCAGCAAGCGGAAG gcgatgaagctgcagctggtgacgGCTGTGGGGGCGCTGGCGGGCACAGTCTGTTCCCTTCTGGCGGAAGGTGTGGGCGAGGCGGCCACCGCCTGGATCCTCCCCTTCACAGCCGGGGGCTTCATCTACGTGGCCACCGTCTCGGTGATCCCAGAGCTCCTGCAGGACTCGGGGCCCGTCCAGTCCCTTCTGGAGGTGCTGGGCCTGGTCGGGGGCGTTGGAATGATGGTCTTCATCGCCCAGTACGAGTAG